One Syntrophales bacterium genomic region harbors:
- a CDS encoding YebC/PmpR family DNA-binding transcriptional regulator: MSGHSKWSTIKRKKGEIDSKRGKIFTKLIKEVTLAARLGGGDIEGNPRLRQAVLDAKEVNMPKDNIDRAIKKGTGELAGAAAYEETTYEGYGPGGVAVLVDVMTDNKNRTVAEIRHILSKHGGNLGENGCVSWMFDKKGSIIIDKKTVGEDELLEVVLEAGADDVRDQDSEWEVITEPVAFENVKKAISDKKWKYLEASVGKIPQNTVKLEEAKAEQMLKLMEKLEDNDDVQNVYANFDISDEIMDKLSQ, from the coding sequence CGAAATTGATTCGAAAAGGGGTAAGATATTTACTAAATTGATTAAGGAAGTTACCCTCGCGGCACGACTGGGCGGCGGGGATATTGAGGGCAATCCCCGCTTGCGGCAGGCGGTTCTTGACGCCAAGGAAGTCAACATGCCCAAAGATAATATTGACAGGGCGATAAAGAAAGGCACTGGCGAGCTTGCCGGCGCCGCAGCCTACGAAGAGACTACCTACGAGGGGTATGGACCAGGGGGGGTAGCGGTGCTGGTTGATGTGATGACCGACAATAAAAACAGAACAGTCGCCGAAATACGGCATATTCTTTCCAAGCACGGCGGCAATCTGGGGGAGAATGGCTGCGTATCATGGATGTTTGACAAAAAGGGCAGTATAATTATCGACAAGAAGACGGTTGGCGAGGATGAGCTCCTGGAAGTTGTCCTGGAGGCGGGAGCAGATGATGTCCGGGATCAGGATTCCGAATGGGAAGTAATCACAGAGCCAGTTGCCTTTGAAAATGTCAAAAAGGCCATATCGGATAAAAAATGGAAATATCTTGAGGCGAGTGTAGGTAAAATTCCGCAGAATACCGTTAAATTGGAAGAAGCCAAGGCGGAGCAGATGTTGAAGCTGATGGAAAAGCTTGAAGACAATGACGATGTCCAGAATGTTTATGCCAACTTCGATATTTCCGATGAAATAATGGATAAATTGAGTCAATAG
- the ruvC gene encoding crossover junction endodeoxyribonuclease RuvC translates to MGIDPGSQVTGYGVVETVKSRFECVFYGEIKPSKGASLSVCLMDVYRGIKEAIRRSNPEILVIEDIFYGKNVHSLIKQGHVRGVAVLAGAQEGLAVYEYSPLEIKKAVAGYGFAEKRQVQMMVKNILKLAEIPPPDAADALAAAICHINFLKTEQV, encoded by the coding sequence TTGGGTATTGATCCGGGCAGTCAAGTTACTGGTTACGGTGTTGTCGAGACGGTAAAGAGCAGATTTGAGTGCGTTTTTTATGGAGAGATAAAGCCGTCAAAGGGTGCCAGTCTGTCGGTATGCCTGATGGATGTGTACAGGGGGATAAAAGAGGCGATTCGGCGCTCTAACCCTGAGATACTGGTAATCGAAGACATTTTTTATGGCAAGAATGTCCACAGTTTGATTAAGCAGGGACACGTGCGTGGTGTTGCCGTTCTTGCCGGCGCCCAGGAAGGGTTGGCTGTTTATGAATACAGCCCGCTGGAAATAAAAAAGGCTGTCGCCGGTTATGGTTTTGCCGAGAAGAGACAAGTGCAGATGATGGTAAAAAATATCCTTAAATTAGCGGAGATTCCTCCCCCGGATGCCGCTGATGCCCTGGCTGCCGCCATCTGTCATATCAATTTTTTAAAGACTGAACAGGTTTGA
- the ruvA gene encoding Holliday junction branch migration protein RuvA — protein MIASLNGIIVQKSLLNCLIDVNGVGYLVYIPLSTFYELPDPGLPVILQTHMYVREDAISLYGFSTEIERDVFQMMISVSGIGPKLAINILSGIPAEEWFRAVAGEDLKRLTAIPGVGRKTAERMILELKDKVVKLGIDNYKSGGMAVPKHEHLKEDALSALVNLGYKGALAKDVVEQIIKENDKLPSIDQVLKRALRILSA, from the coding sequence ATGATTGCTTCGCTAAATGGCATAATTGTTCAGAAATCTCTTTTGAATTGCCTTATCGATGTAAATGGCGTTGGTTACCTTGTATATATCCCCCTCAGCACCTTTTATGAGCTTCCTGATCCAGGTCTTCCCGTTATCCTGCAAACCCACATGTATGTGCGAGAAGACGCCATCAGCCTGTATGGATTCAGCACAGAGATTGAGCGGGATGTCTTTCAGATGATGATTTCCGTTAGCGGCATCGGGCCCAAGCTGGCGATAAATATTCTTTCCGGAATTCCGGCAGAGGAGTGGTTCAGGGCTGTTGCGGGCGAGGATCTGAAGCGCCTGACCGCCATTCCCGGGGTAGGCCGCAAGACGGCGGAACGGATGATTCTGGAACTAAAGGACAAGGTTGTAAAACTCGGCATAGATAATTACAAATCCGGTGGGATGGCTGTCCCGAAACACGAGCATCTGAAGGAAGACGCTCTTTCCGCGTTAGTCAATCTCGGGTATAAAGGCGCATTGGCTAAAGATGTTGTCGAGCAGATAATAAAGGAAAATGACAAGCTTCCTTCGATCGATCAGGTTCTGAAAAGGGCGTTGCGCATTCTTTCCGCCTGA
- the ruvB gene encoding Holliday junction branch migration DNA helicase RuvB, producing the protein MKKSDSLLISPKNPLTIPDVIAEDDGYDLSLRPKTIAEYIGQEKIKKNLSVFIEAAKLRKESLDHVLLYGPPGLGKTTLAYIMAREMGVDIKITSGPVIERPGDLAAILTNLHENDVLFIDEIHRLSHVVEEILYPAMEDFYIDIIIGQGPSARSMKLDIPKFTMIGATTRAGLLTSPLRDRFGMSFRFEFYTPEELSIIICRSARILGVDIGAEGAAELARRSRGTPRIANRLLRRVRDFAQVRADGIINRDVAEQALAMLDVDEKGFDQMDRNILLAVIDKFGGGPVGIDNLSSAIGEERETIEDVYEPYLIQEGYLQRTARGRIATRLAYKHFGRQWAEANQGGLF; encoded by the coding sequence GTGAAAAAATCCGATTCCCTATTAATATCGCCCAAGAATCCCCTTACAATTCCAGACGTTATTGCCGAAGATGATGGTTACGATCTCTCCTTGCGCCCCAAAACCATTGCCGAATATATAGGACAAGAGAAGATTAAAAAGAATCTCTCCGTTTTCATCGAGGCTGCCAAACTAAGAAAAGAGTCCCTTGATCACGTTCTTTTATACGGTCCTCCCGGGCTGGGAAAAACCACCCTTGCCTACATTATGGCGAGGGAAATGGGTGTTGACATAAAGATTACCTCCGGGCCGGTTATTGAAAGGCCGGGGGACCTTGCCGCAATACTTACCAATTTGCACGAAAATGACGTCCTTTTCATTGATGAGATTCATCGCCTGTCGCATGTGGTGGAAGAGATACTCTATCCCGCGATGGAAGATTTCTACATCGATATAATAATCGGGCAGGGACCATCCGCCCGTTCGATGAAACTTGATATCCCGAAATTTACGATGATCGGGGCCACAACACGGGCTGGCCTTCTGACTTCGCCGCTCAGGGATCGCTTCGGCATGAGTTTCAGGTTCGAGTTCTACACGCCGGAGGAGCTTTCCATCATCATCTGTCGCTCGGCCAGGATTCTGGGGGTCGATATCGGGGCGGAGGGCGCTGCGGAGCTGGCCCGGCGTTCCCGGGGTACGCCCCGAATTGCCAACCGTCTGTTGAGGAGGGTAAGGGATTTTGCCCAGGTGCGGGCCGATGGTATTATAAACAGGGATGTTGCAGAACAGGCCCTCGCAATGCTCGATGTCGATGAGAAAGGATTTGATCAGATGGATCGCAATATTCTGCTTGCGGTAATCGACAAGTTTGGAGGCGGCCCGGTCGGCATCGACAACCTTTCCTCGGCAATCGGCGAAGAGCGGGAGACGATCGAAGATGTATATGAGCCCTACCTTATTCAGGAGGGTTATCTGCAAAGAACCGCCCGGGGAAGAATCGCGACCAGGCTCGCATATAAGCATTTCGGGCGGCAATGGGCCGAGGCAAATCAAGGTGGGCTATTTTGA
- a CDS encoding epoxyqueuosine reductase QueH, which produces MKKILLHSCCAPCTLYPLRILREEGNEVQGLFYNPNIHPYMEYKRRLDTLIAYAEQVSFKLMRDDDLYPFEDFLRQVVFHEDDRCSYCYRIRLSWAARTAREHDFDAFSTTLLYSRYQKHDLIRQIAEEEAKKQGVAFLYRDFREGWLEGVQVSKEMGMYRQPYCGCIYSEKERYYRSPKSKTVKPSV; this is translated from the coding sequence TTGAAGAAAATTTTACTCCACTCCTGCTGTGCCCCGTGCACGCTCTACCCATTGCGGATCCTCCGCGAGGAGGGTAACGAGGTGCAGGGTCTCTTCTATAATCCCAATATACATCCCTACATGGAGTATAAAAGACGCCTCGATACGCTAATAGCTTACGCCGAGCAAGTCAGCTTTAAGTTGATGCGGGATGATGATTTGTACCCGTTCGAAGACTTCTTGCGTCAGGTTGTCTTCCATGAAGATGACCGCTGTAGCTACTGTTACCGGATAAGACTTTCCTGGGCGGCGCGTACCGCCCGTGAGCATGACTTTGACGCATTTAGCACCACCCTTTTGTACAGCCGCTATCAAAAACACGACCTGATTAGGCAAATCGCCGAGGAAGAGGCAAAAAAGCAGGGAGTTGCCTTCCTGTATCGTGATTTTCGGGAGGGTTGGCTTGAGGGAGTCCAGGTTTCCAAAGAGATGGGGATGTATCGGCAGCCTTACTGTGGATGCATATACAGTGAGAAGGAGCGCTACTATCGCAGTCCCAAAAGCAAAACTGTTAAGCCTTCCGTATGA